One genomic region from Leptolyngbyaceae cyanobacterium JSC-12 encodes:
- a CDS encoding transposase, IS1 family (IMG reference gene:2510094812~PFAM: IS1 transposase; Insertion element protein) → MVLEPVHCPTCNSTNIVKHGKTAEGKQRYKCRNSECTRHSFVLEYSYRGYLPDVKQQICEMALNGSGIRDTARVLRISPTTVIEELKKDRHLEQINRSLLEQLEPTAVTIAKHIEEAEADEMWSFVRCKKQERWLWHAIDHQTGQVLAYVLADHQDQALVELKALLAPFGVQTFYTDGWGAYARLFDEDQHVVGKQNTQKIERKHLTLRTRIKRLARKTICFSKSERLHDIVIGLFINRYEFGRVV, encoded by the coding sequence ATGGTACTCGAACCTGTACACTGTCCCACTTGCAACAGCACTAACATCGTCAAACATGGCAAGACGGCTGAAGGCAAACAACGATATAAATGTCGGAATTCCGAATGCACTCGCCATAGCTTTGTTCTGGAGTATTCCTACCGAGGTTACTTACCTGATGTGAAACAACAGATTTGTGAGATGGCACTCAATGGCAGCGGAATTCGCGATACTGCACGAGTACTCAGAATTAGTCCGACTACTGTCATTGAAGAATTAAAAAAAGATCGTCATCTTGAACAGATCAATCGATCATTGTTGGAACAACTGGAGCCAACAGCTGTGACTATTGCCAAACACATCGAAGAAGCCGAAGCAGACGAGATGTGGAGCTTTGTCCGGTGTAAAAAACAGGAACGTTGGCTGTGGCATGCCATTGACCATCAGACGGGGCAGGTATTGGCGTATGTGCTGGCAGACCATCAAGACCAAGCGTTGGTCGAGTTAAAAGCATTGTTAGCACCGTTTGGGGTTCAAACCTTTTATACCGATGGATGGGGAGCCTATGCTCGCTTGTTCGATGAAGACCAGCATGTGGTTGGTAAACAGAATACACAGAAAATTGAGCGCAAGCATTTGACGTTACGAACCCGAATTAAGCGATTAGCTCGCAAGACGATCTGCTTCTCCAAGTCCGAACGGCTACATGACATTGTGATTGGGTTGTTCATCAATCGCTATGAATTTGGACGGGTAGTTTGA
- a CDS encoding hypothetical protein (IMG reference gene:2510094813): MNQEDNKSRRLESKHSLIGNGLGALAQIVVASINRPRNPEPEPVQQVASNPAPVSAVEPSMQPVAPAYAPAPSQIAYAPSLPATSFVMFSSNPAIPVSPVIVAKVNAALSSQGLLPAACVASPIVVLNVANGQYIACAQPSATFPPGNYRLNIPGL, from the coding sequence ATGAATCAAGAAGACAACAAGAGCAGGCGACTTGAAAGTAAACATAGTTTAATTGGCAATGGTCTGGGGGCACTGGCACAAATTGTCGTGGCATCTATTAACCGTCCTCGTAATCCCGAACCTGAACCTGTTCAGCAGGTTGCAAGTAATCCTGCTCCCGTCTCTGCTGTTGAGCCTTCTATGCAGCCTGTCGCTCCAGCTTATGCACCAGCACCCTCCCAGATTGCCTATGCTCCATCGTTGCCTGCGACTTCTTTTGTCATGTTCAGTAGTAATCCAGCGATTCCAGTCTCACCCGTGATTGTGGCAAAGGTGAATGCAGCTTTATCCAGCCAGGGGCTTTTACCAGCAGCCTGTGTAGCAAGTCCAATCGTGGTTTTAAATGTTGCTAATGGGCAGTATATTGCCTGTGCCCAACCCAGTGCCACGTTTCCTCCTGGAAATTATCGATTAAATATTCCCGGTTTATAG